The Corynebacterium qintianiae genome has a window encoding:
- a CDS encoding glycosyltransferase, with the protein MIGIYAHHHGSGHIQRCRQIQRQLAELGEESVILSTSEGADVVIADDGIDDAARPHGRAMTAGGTLHYAPYGNAGLRHRLAAIAEWVAANDPKAFYVDVSVEVGAFVRLMGVPVATLAMPGLRDDAPHQLAYTQADAIIAAWPSWVKLPDHLAAHASRVHAVGGISRLRPLVGAQRDPNHVVVMAGKGGSTWGPEDWDAVEQACPGYRFTYLAGENRVDDPTELLSTAGVVVTAGGQNSIADIAVTGAPAILLPQPRPFIEQKLNARQIAGAGLAVVAESFPAPAEWPGLLERAAALGADWLRWETEGAALRAAEVIAGAANGASTSTIAIISLADASRAGHLTHQVNLKPEGTQHITVALADADVLRKAVPKSHVVAGERNLAAARNLGARTAIERGAEILIFLDADCVASNELVNHYVEALAARPESVVSGPVTYMKPGELRTVAPDPHPARPNPAPGHLEKAADYNLFWSLSFAMRAQTWQRIEAQFGGFDTGFAGYGGEDTDFARNLAAHGVELYWVGGAHAFHQHHPVSSPPWEHLDDILANTAYFHSKWGDYPMGGWLEQFAADGAIELIDATWQRTGTP; encoded by the coding sequence ATGATAGGAATCTACGCGCACCACCACGGCTCCGGGCACATCCAGCGTTGCCGGCAGATCCAACGTCAGCTGGCCGAGCTAGGGGAGGAGTCCGTCATCCTCTCAACCTCTGAAGGCGCCGACGTGGTCATCGCGGACGACGGCATAGACGATGCCGCGCGCCCGCACGGCCGCGCGATGACGGCCGGTGGCACGCTGCACTACGCCCCCTACGGCAACGCGGGCCTGCGGCACCGCCTCGCCGCGATCGCCGAGTGGGTCGCCGCGAATGACCCGAAGGCCTTTTACGTCGACGTCTCCGTCGAAGTCGGCGCGTTCGTGCGCCTCATGGGCGTGCCTGTGGCCACCCTCGCCATGCCGGGCTTGCGCGACGACGCGCCCCACCAGCTCGCGTACACGCAGGCCGACGCCATCATCGCCGCGTGGCCGTCGTGGGTGAAGCTGCCAGACCATCTCGCCGCCCACGCGAGCCGCGTGCACGCCGTCGGCGGGATTTCGCGGCTGAGGCCGCTCGTGGGCGCGCAGCGCGACCCGAATCATGTCGTGGTTATGGCGGGCAAGGGCGGCTCCACCTGGGGCCCGGAGGACTGGGACGCGGTCGAGCAGGCCTGCCCCGGCTACCGCTTCACCTACCTCGCGGGTGAAAACCGCGTCGACGACCCCACGGAGCTGCTCAGCACCGCGGGCGTGGTCGTCACCGCCGGAGGACAGAACTCCATCGCCGACATCGCAGTGACCGGAGCCCCTGCGATCCTCCTGCCCCAGCCGCGCCCCTTTATCGAGCAGAAGCTCAACGCGCGCCAGATCGCCGGTGCCGGGCTCGCCGTCGTCGCGGAGTCCTTCCCCGCACCCGCCGAGTGGCCCGGACTGCTCGAGCGCGCCGCCGCGCTCGGCGCGGACTGGTTGCGCTGGGAGACCGAGGGCGCCGCACTAAGGGCCGCGGAGGTGATCGCCGGGGCGGCCAACGGGGCGTCGACAAGCACGATCGCGATTATCTCGCTTGCCGACGCCTCCCGCGCCGGGCACCTCACCCACCAGGTCAACCTCAAGCCGGAGGGCACGCAGCACATTACGGTGGCGCTGGCGGATGCGGACGTGTTGCGCAAGGCGGTGCCCAAATCCCACGTCGTGGCGGGCGAGCGCAACCTCGCCGCCGCCCGTAACCTCGGCGCCCGCACCGCCATCGAGCGCGGCGCGGAGATACTAATTTTCCTCGACGCCGATTGCGTCGCCTCAAACGAGTTGGTCAACCACTACGTTGAGGCGCTGGCAGCTCGCCCCGAGTCCGTCGTCAGCGGCCCGGTGACCTACATGAAACCCGGTGAGCTGCGCACCGTCGCCCCGGACCCGCACCCCGCGCGGCCGAACCCCGCGCCGGGGCACCTCGAGAAAGCGGCGGACTACAACCTGTTCTGGTCGCTGTCCTTCGCCATGCGAGCGCAGACCTGGCAGCGCATCGAGGCGCAGTTCGGCGGCTTCGACACGGGGTTCGCCGGTTACGGCGGCGAGGACACGGATTTCGCCCGCAACCTCGCCGCCCACGGCGTCGAGCTGTACTGGGTCGGTGGCGCGCACGCCTTCCACCAGCACCACCCGGTGTCCTCGCCGCCGTGGGAGCACCTCGACGACATCCTCGCCAACACCGCCTACTTCCATTCCAAGTGGGGCGATTACCCGATGGGGGGCTGGCTCGAGCAATTCGCCGCCGACGGGGCCATCGAGCTTATCGACGCCACCTGGCAACGCACCGGAACGCCCTAG
- a CDS encoding glycosyltransferase family 4 protein, producing the protein MTEHVRDVRVLSIPAQHPYTQAIRPAGVAYLPDPDIDGNWWPHPALEAGFWLQPPEADILHIHFGFEHRSPAQIDELARAVPVPLVLTVHDLDNPHLEEQAEHHERLRILVGAADAVLTLTECAARRLRGEFGANDVRVVPHPAVVAEPAAQQREEIAGVFVKSLRSNVVADPEFYLAIGRRVPLRVFAHDVDATRDLRDALRGKVELVVHDPFNDAALHGEVAKLTACILPYTRGTHSGWLEMCRDLGTTVAVPDIGCYAGQVDAPEAVETYALGDPASAAEAACTLIARGPVPYRGDRGRQLGKVRQVHADVYREVLSR; encoded by the coding sequence GTGACTGAGCACGTACGCGACGTGCGGGTTTTGTCTATCCCCGCCCAACACCCCTATACGCAGGCAATTCGCCCTGCCGGTGTGGCGTACCTGCCGGATCCGGACATTGACGGGAACTGGTGGCCGCACCCCGCGCTGGAGGCTGGGTTCTGGCTCCAGCCCCCCGAGGCGGATATTCTGCACATCCACTTCGGCTTCGAACACCGCTCGCCGGCCCAGATCGACGAGCTCGCGCGCGCCGTGCCTGTGCCCCTCGTACTGACCGTGCACGATCTGGATAACCCGCACCTGGAGGAGCAGGCTGAGCACCACGAGCGTCTTCGCATCCTCGTGGGCGCCGCGGACGCGGTGCTGACGCTGACGGAGTGCGCGGCGCGAAGGCTGCGCGGCGAATTCGGCGCCAACGATGTGCGGGTGGTCCCGCACCCCGCGGTCGTGGCGGAGCCCGCGGCTCAGCAGCGCGAGGAAATCGCCGGCGTGTTTGTGAAGTCGCTGCGCTCCAACGTGGTGGCGGACCCGGAGTTCTACCTCGCCATTGGCCGGCGCGTCCCCTTGCGCGTCTTCGCCCACGACGTCGACGCCACCCGCGACCTACGTGATGCGTTGCGCGGCAAGGTCGAGCTCGTCGTGCACGACCCGTTTAATGACGCCGCCTTGCACGGCGAGGTGGCCAAACTCACCGCGTGCATCCTGCCGTACACGCGGGGCACGCACTCAGGTTGGTTGGAGATGTGCCGCGACCTGGGCACGACCGTGGCGGTACCCGACATCGGCTGCTACGCGGGGCAGGTCGACGCCCCCGAGGCTGTCGAGACCTACGCTCTTGGCGACCCGGCCAGCGCGGCCGAGGCTGCCTGCACCCTCATCGCCCGGGGGCCGGTGCCGTATCGCGGTGACAGGGGGAGGCAGCTGGGGAAGGTGCGCCAAGTGCACGCGGACGTCTACCGCGAGGTGCTGAGCCGATGA
- a CDS encoding ribose-5-phosphate isomerase: MRIYLGADHAGFERKNQIKAHLEAAGHDVTDCGAHEYDAADDYPAFCIAAAERTVADPGSLGIVLGGSGNGEQIAANKVKGARCALAWSEETARLAREHNNAQLIGIGGRMHTEEEALAIVDAFIGQEWSNEQRHQRRIDILAEYEKTGVAPELPEA; encoded by the coding sequence ATGCGCATTTATCTTGGAGCAGACCACGCCGGTTTCGAGCGGAAGAACCAGATCAAGGCTCACCTCGAGGCAGCTGGCCACGACGTGACGGACTGCGGCGCTCACGAGTACGACGCCGCAGACGACTACCCGGCCTTCTGTATCGCGGCCGCCGAACGCACCGTCGCCGACCCGGGCTCACTCGGTATCGTGCTGGGCGGATCCGGCAACGGTGAGCAGATCGCGGCGAACAAGGTCAAGGGGGCGCGCTGCGCCCTGGCGTGGTCGGAGGAGACCGCCCGCCTCGCGCGCGAGCACAATAACGCCCAGCTCATCGGCATCGGCGGCCGTATGCACACCGAGGAGGAGGCGCTCGCCATCGTCGACGCCTTCATCGGGCAGGAGTGGTCCAACGAGCAGCGCCACCAGCGGCGCATCGACATCCTCGCCGAGTACGAGAAAACCGGTGTCGCCCCGGAGCTTCCGGAGGCGTAG
- a CDS encoding glycosyltransferase family 4 protein gives MKHLIVGPDGHGVTDYALQLAKTLGVVGTDVVREETFSDTALPDGPIHVTFTDHIFGASPSEAVDALLARVGERPLSVSFHDIPQREEGAERYQRRADAYRRLAGAAALATVNSEHEAAFFDDTATVIRLPVPRVDSSFNPEPGTVGILGFLYPGKGHEDLIAALRGTGYRLRFLGSVSAGHEKWARGLEKDAEITGWLSDGQLAREIGRTAVPVCAHRHFSASGSLMTWLGAGRNVLASDSPYTREIDAWLPGRITLVSDGDWCRAVDNFTPRTMEPPRYGWDEVAAAWREAWAACGLT, from the coding sequence ATGAAGCACCTTATCGTCGGCCCCGACGGCCACGGCGTGACCGACTACGCCCTGCAGCTCGCCAAAACCCTCGGTGTAGTTGGCACCGATGTCGTCCGGGAGGAAACCTTCTCCGATACAGCGCTGCCTGACGGGCCGATCCACGTCACGTTCACCGACCACATCTTCGGGGCGTCGCCAAGCGAGGCCGTCGACGCCCTGCTCGCGCGCGTGGGCGAGCGCCCGCTGTCGGTGTCCTTTCACGACATCCCGCAGCGGGAGGAAGGCGCCGAGCGCTACCAGCGCCGCGCCGACGCGTACCGGCGCCTCGCCGGCGCGGCCGCGCTGGCCACCGTCAACTCCGAGCACGAGGCAGCGTTCTTTGACGACACCGCGACCGTCATCCGCCTGCCCGTCCCCCGCGTCGACTCCTCTTTCAACCCGGAACCAGGCACCGTCGGCATTCTCGGTTTCCTCTACCCGGGCAAGGGCCACGAAGACCTCATCGCCGCTCTGCGCGGCACCGGTTACCGGCTCCGGTTCCTCGGTTCGGTGTCTGCCGGCCACGAAAAATGGGCGCGCGGGCTGGAAAAGGACGCTGAGATCACCGGCTGGCTGAGCGACGGTCAACTAGCCCGGGAGATCGGGCGCACCGCGGTTCCGGTGTGCGCCCACCGCCACTTCTCCGCCTCGGGTTCGCTGATGACCTGGCTCGGCGCGGGCCGAAACGTACTGGCCAGCGATTCGCCGTACACACGTGAGATCGACGCCTGGCTGCCCGGACGCATCACCCTGGTCAGCGACGGCGACTGGTGCCGCGCCGTGGACAACTTCACCCCGCGCACCATGGAACCCCCGCGCTACGGCTGGGATGAGGTCGCCGCGGCGTGGCGGGAAGCGTGGGCGGCATGTGGCCTGACGTAA
- the pepN gene encoding aminopeptidase N, translating to MKTNLSRIDAQARAALISGVHYDIALDITGEDTFTSTTTVRFSSQAGETFFDLVADSFSATLDGAQLNGREMALTEGEHELVVTATSAYNRTGEGLHKFTDPVDGKDYLYTQFEPAYAMKVFACFDQPDIKATYSVAVTAPERYVVVLNEKAHRDGDTWSCEITYPLSTYLVAVCAGEYVSVHDAYSDQHKDIELGLYARASLIQHMDSDRLFRQTKDGFAYYHENFATPYPFGKYDQIFCPEYNMGAMENAGAVTFRDEYIFTSEPTPHKVERRNDTILHEMAHMWFGDLVTMQWWDDLWLNESFATWASAIAQTEIGEYPNAWVTFAAIEKAWAYSQDQLPSTHPIAADAPDIETAEQNFDGITYAKGASVLKQLQAYVGRDEFFAGVREHFRNHAFSNATFADLLRALEAASGRDLSHWSEQWLRTTGVSRLYPEITADSFTVVQESDVQRSHRVGVGLYSLIDGQVTRTHHTEIFIEGERTPVPEFAGVEHDLALVNDGDLTYCLMGLTEEHMAFVLKHLGAIADPMARTLCWSAAWEATRDGRLPAREFVKLVAANAATEDQPTVQERLLNQAVTAATLYVAPEWRDEATDILNNAFRGAEPALIFDRALSRLPLDDASAAHLSGLLETSTNQELRWLALTALIARGRLGVEAAEAETDPSSEGAVSRLRARAVADKRWAWEEITTGERSNLELRYLMDGLTFNNTGLEGLSDEYLRIAPELWDRLSNEMAQRTLEGVYPMWDISREAVEKATALLAREDLTSGLRRVLSEGQDRAVRALRVQAVDAAAAAAAAAADSVSERS from the coding sequence ATGAAGACGAACCTTTCGCGTATCGACGCCCAGGCCCGCGCCGCCCTCATCTCGGGTGTGCACTACGACATCGCCCTTGACATCACCGGCGAGGACACGTTCACCTCCACCACCACGGTGCGGTTTAGCTCCCAGGCGGGCGAGACATTCTTTGACCTCGTGGCGGACAGCTTCAGCGCCACCCTCGACGGCGCGCAGCTGAACGGGCGAGAGATGGCGCTCACGGAGGGCGAGCACGAGCTGGTGGTCACCGCCACCTCCGCCTACAACCGCACCGGTGAGGGCCTGCACAAATTCACCGACCCGGTCGACGGCAAGGACTACCTCTACACCCAGTTCGAGCCGGCGTACGCGATGAAGGTGTTCGCGTGCTTCGACCAGCCGGACATCAAGGCCACGTATTCCGTGGCCGTCACCGCACCCGAGCGCTACGTGGTGGTGCTCAACGAGAAGGCGCATCGCGACGGCGATACCTGGTCCTGCGAAATCACCTACCCGCTGTCAACCTACCTCGTGGCCGTTTGCGCCGGCGAGTACGTCTCCGTCCACGACGCCTACTCCGACCAGCACAAGGACATCGAGCTGGGCCTGTACGCCCGCGCGAGCCTAATCCAGCACATGGATTCCGACCGCCTGTTCCGCCAGACCAAGGACGGGTTCGCCTACTACCACGAAAACTTCGCCACCCCGTACCCCTTTGGCAAGTACGACCAGATCTTCTGCCCCGAGTACAACATGGGCGCGATGGAGAACGCCGGCGCGGTGACTTTCCGCGACGAGTACATCTTCACCTCCGAGCCCACCCCGCACAAGGTGGAGCGCCGCAACGACACGATCCTCCACGAGATGGCGCACATGTGGTTCGGCGACCTCGTGACCATGCAGTGGTGGGACGACCTGTGGCTCAATGAGTCCTTCGCCACGTGGGCGTCGGCAATCGCGCAGACCGAAATCGGTGAGTACCCCAACGCGTGGGTCACCTTCGCGGCCATCGAGAAGGCGTGGGCGTACTCCCAGGACCAGCTCCCGTCGACCCACCCGATCGCCGCGGACGCCCCCGACATCGAGACCGCGGAGCAGAACTTCGACGGCATCACGTACGCCAAGGGCGCCTCGGTGCTCAAGCAGCTGCAGGCGTACGTGGGCCGCGACGAGTTCTTCGCCGGCGTGCGCGAACACTTCCGCAACCACGCGTTTTCCAATGCCACCTTCGCTGATCTGCTCCGCGCGCTCGAGGCGGCCAGCGGCCGGGACCTTTCACATTGGTCCGAGCAATGGCTGCGGACTACGGGCGTGTCGCGCCTCTACCCCGAAATCACCGCCGACTCCTTCACCGTGGTGCAGGAGTCCGACGTCCAGCGCAGCCACCGCGTCGGCGTGGGGCTGTACTCGCTTATCGACGGCCAGGTCACCCGCACCCACCACACCGAGATTTTCATCGAGGGTGAGCGGACCCCGGTTCCAGAATTCGCCGGGGTCGAGCACGACCTCGCCTTGGTCAACGACGGCGATCTCACCTACTGTCTCATGGGGTTGACAGAAGAGCACATGGCGTTCGTGCTGAAGCACCTAGGCGCGATCGCGGACCCGATGGCGCGCACCCTGTGCTGGTCGGCGGCGTGGGAGGCAACCCGCGACGGCCGGTTGCCGGCACGGGAGTTTGTCAAGCTGGTCGCCGCCAATGCCGCGACCGAGGATCAACCGACGGTGCAGGAGCGCCTGCTCAACCAGGCCGTCACCGCCGCAACCCTCTACGTCGCCCCCGAGTGGCGCGATGAGGCCACCGACATCCTCAACAACGCATTCCGCGGCGCCGAGCCAGCTCTCATCTTCGACCGCGCGCTGAGCCGCCTCCCGCTTGACGACGCCTCCGCGGCGCACCTCTCCGGGTTGCTTGAGACCTCTACCAACCAGGAGCTGCGCTGGTTGGCGCTGACCGCCCTCATCGCCCGCGGCAGGCTGGGTGTCGAGGCCGCCGAGGCCGAGACCGACCCCTCATCCGAGGGCGCCGTGTCGCGTCTGCGCGCCAGGGCCGTCGCCGACAAGCGCTGGGCGTGGGAGGAGATCACCACCGGCGAACGCTCGAATCTCGAACTGCGGTACTTGATGGACGGACTGACGTTCAACAACACGGGGCTGGAGGGGCTCAGCGACGAGTACCTCCGGATCGCGCCTGAGCTGTGGGACCGCCTGTCTAACGAGATGGCCCAGCGCACCCTCGAGGGTGTGTACCCGATGTGGGACATCTCCCGGGAGGCCGTGGAGAAGGCCACTGCGCTGCTTGCCCGCGAGGACCTCACCTCAGGCCTGCGCCGCGTGTTGTCCGAAGGCCAGGACCGGGCTGTGCGAGCGCTGCGCGTCCAGGCGGTCGATGCGGCCGCCGCCGCTGCCGCCGCCGCTGCCGACTCTGTGTCAGAGCGAAGCTAG
- a CDS encoding glycosyltransferase, protein MTITMPSGPALRRTPGLKIAFVAPARYPIREPYAGGLEAFCHTMVKALRQEGHEVDFFAAKGSDGNCPELELPGVNWGANPELATDTGYPDGEREREDRAFIALRQLLVRRGYDIVHNNSLSPWMFPSEDSPEELPMVTTLHTPLIDELQDVIARAGDAAGAFAAVSHVTAADWSTPHPIAVIPNGVNVSDWFPGPGGASAVWFGRLVPEKGPHLAIDACRLLGLPLLLAGRKGDHRYFQEEIAPRLNGESIRWLGELSHAGLRALVGSCAVTVVTPRWEEPFGLVAFESMACGTPVAAFARGGLGELLAHAPAALAAPDDVVSLAQAIHIALHIKRAKVREWVVGNHSLIQTARRYTDLYREVMVK, encoded by the coding sequence ATGACAATTACGATGCCGAGCGGCCCGGCGCTGCGCCGCACGCCCGGGCTGAAGATCGCGTTCGTCGCGCCGGCGCGCTACCCGATTCGCGAACCTTACGCTGGCGGTCTCGAAGCCTTCTGCCACACTATGGTCAAGGCGCTGCGTCAAGAGGGCCACGAGGTGGACTTTTTCGCGGCGAAAGGCTCGGACGGCAATTGCCCCGAGCTCGAGCTGCCCGGGGTGAACTGGGGCGCGAACCCCGAGCTCGCCACCGACACTGGCTATCCCGACGGTGAGCGCGAGCGCGAGGACCGCGCGTTCATCGCGCTGCGTCAGCTGCTGGTGCGCCGAGGTTACGACATCGTTCACAACAATTCGCTCAGCCCGTGGATGTTCCCGTCCGAGGACTCGCCGGAGGAACTGCCGATGGTGACCACCCTCCACACTCCGCTTATCGACGAATTACAAGACGTGATCGCCCGAGCGGGTGACGCCGCCGGCGCGTTCGCCGCCGTGAGCCACGTCACCGCCGCGGACTGGTCCACCCCGCACCCGATCGCGGTAATCCCGAACGGGGTCAACGTCTCCGACTGGTTTCCCGGCCCCGGCGGGGCATCGGCCGTGTGGTTCGGCCGCCTCGTGCCGGAAAAGGGCCCGCACTTGGCTATCGACGCCTGCCGCCTGCTCGGTCTTCCCCTGCTGCTGGCAGGACGCAAAGGGGACCACCGGTACTTCCAGGAGGAAATCGCCCCGCGCCTCAACGGCGAAAGCATCCGCTGGCTGGGCGAGCTCTCGCACGCGGGGTTGCGCGCCCTGGTGGGGAGCTGCGCCGTCACGGTGGTCACCCCGCGCTGGGAGGAGCCGTTCGGCTTGGTGGCGTTCGAGTCCATGGCCTGCGGCACCCCCGTGGCCGCGTTTGCCCGCGGCGGGCTCGGCGAGCTGCTCGCCCACGCGCCGGCGGCGCTGGCCGCGCCTGACGACGTTGTCTCGCTCGCCCAGGCGATCCACATCGCGCTGCACATCAAGCGCGCAAAGGTGCGCGAGTGGGTGGTGGGCAACCACTCGCTAATCCAGACCGCGCGCAGGTACACAGATCTCTACCGAGAGGTGATGGTGAAATGA
- a CDS encoding DsbA family protein, with product MTEQVTFWFDATCPFCWQTSRWIKEVEKVRDIEVEWVPMSLSVLNDGRDLPSDYLSAMEAAWGPARVFAKVKQEHPGKVDELYTAMGTMIHAQHQGGKKGYGAYSDIVAAALDEVGVPATCAEVADTTDADDLLRGYHATAMDAVGDDVGTPVLKLGDTAFFGPVITRVPTGEEAGKLFDASVTLAGFPHFFEIKRSRTEDPRV from the coding sequence ATGACTGAGCAAGTGACTTTCTGGTTCGACGCGACGTGCCCGTTTTGCTGGCAGACCTCCCGCTGGATCAAGGAGGTGGAGAAGGTGCGCGACATCGAGGTTGAGTGGGTGCCTATGTCGCTGAGCGTGCTTAACGACGGCCGCGACCTGCCATCGGATTACCTCTCCGCGATGGAGGCGGCCTGGGGCCCGGCCCGTGTTTTCGCGAAGGTCAAGCAGGAACATCCCGGGAAGGTCGACGAGCTCTACACCGCGATGGGCACCATGATCCACGCCCAACACCAGGGCGGGAAGAAGGGCTACGGCGCGTACAGCGACATCGTCGCCGCAGCACTGGATGAGGTCGGGGTGCCCGCAACCTGCGCCGAGGTCGCAGACACTACCGATGCCGATGACCTGCTGCGCGGCTACCACGCCACTGCGATGGACGCCGTCGGTGACGATGTGGGCACGCCCGTACTCAAGCTCGGCGACACCGCGTTCTTCGGGCCTGTCATCACCCGCGTGCCCACGGGGGAGGAGGCGGGCAAGCTTTTCGACGCCTCCGTCACGCTGGCCGGCTTCCCCCACTTCTTCGAGATCAAGCGCTCCCGGACCGAGGACCCGCGGGTCTAG
- a CDS encoding WcbI family polysaccharide biosynthesis putative acetyltransferase, with amino-acid sequence MPTLTVVGNCQAESTRKLLMSSGKFESERIKPVHELAAEDMGWFNELLARTDVLVTQPIRDGYRGLPVGTSQMLAQLPQGAVHAVVPVLRFDALMPYQAIIRDPAEPSLSPPVVPYHDLRILAAAANGLDEPVDASPSPAALRRAATMSVAEIRSREQRHFSVVISDYLETIPVWHTVNHPDNATLRVLAQRVLSSLGINGEVTSPDYEMLGELDAPIEQASATALGVQVAGRTQWVHRTKGAISREEIQSQQLEFYRRRPALVAHGMQRHAQRLTNLGLA; translated from the coding sequence ATGCCCACCCTCACCGTCGTCGGGAATTGCCAGGCGGAATCGACCCGCAAGCTGCTGATGAGCAGCGGAAAGTTCGAGTCTGAACGCATCAAACCCGTGCACGAGCTCGCCGCCGAGGACATGGGGTGGTTCAACGAGCTGCTCGCGCGCACCGACGTCCTGGTCACCCAGCCCATCCGTGACGGTTACCGCGGCCTGCCCGTGGGCACGTCGCAAATGCTCGCGCAGCTGCCCCAGGGTGCGGTCCACGCGGTGGTGCCGGTGCTGCGTTTCGACGCGCTGATGCCGTACCAGGCAATCATCCGCGACCCGGCGGAACCGTCGCTGAGCCCACCTGTGGTGCCTTACCACGACCTGCGCATACTCGCCGCGGCCGCGAACGGGCTCGACGAACCGGTGGACGCTTCCCCGTCGCCTGCGGCGTTGCGACGTGCGGCGACGATGTCGGTGGCCGAGATCCGCTCCCGCGAGCAACGCCACTTTTCGGTGGTGATTTCGGATTACCTCGAAACGATCCCCGTGTGGCACACCGTGAACCACCCCGACAACGCGACCCTTCGGGTCCTCGCGCAGCGCGTTCTTTCCTCCCTCGGGATCAATGGCGAAGTAACCTCCCCGGATTACGAGATGCTCGGCGAGCTCGACGCCCCTATTGAGCAGGCCTCCGCAACAGCGCTTGGCGTGCAGGTGGCGGGCCGCACCCAATGGGTTCATCGGACAAAGGGAGCAATCTCTCGCGAGGAAATACAGTCGCAGCAGCTCGAGTTTTACCGCCGGCGCCCCGCACTCGTCGCCCACGGAATGCAGCGCCACGCGCAGCGCCTGACCAACCTGGGGCTGGCATGA
- a CDS encoding glycosyltransferase family 2 protein, with protein MWPDVSVIIPYYDNPEGLREVLAAVRAQDYQGRVEIIIADDGSPTPASQEPSLADALSNVVLVRQDDLGFRAAAARNLGAAAATGEVFAFIDGDTVPQPGYLTAAVAHVQRNRRAVIVGKRLTGPGLTEPRWLTDAWAATGNMSRADSTSWRYVISAVLTCSANFFRHIGGFDADFVGYGGEDWEFGWRAWNAGAQLVHEPGAVAHHPEEDFGGRHRDVAEETRVKNIETLALARRITHPIARPAGVVFDMADVAIVVPEFDQPGAAEAVIASWLRIDAHVYAPEKSALFASDPRVSTGPPGAERIRVTLTEAWALADAEMFYRRATDRFFQLPDGTEVATARALALTSPRTRASGAWLGLAFLDDPQRLERVFAGW; from the coding sequence ATGTGGCCTGACGTAAGCGTCATCATCCCCTATTACGACAACCCAGAGGGCCTGCGGGAGGTGCTCGCCGCCGTGCGCGCCCAGGACTACCAGGGGCGCGTAGAGATCATCATCGCCGACGACGGTTCCCCCACGCCTGCCTCCCAGGAGCCTTCGCTTGCCGACGCCCTGTCCAACGTGGTCCTCGTCCGCCAGGACGACCTGGGGTTCCGCGCCGCCGCCGCCCGCAATCTCGGCGCCGCAGCCGCCACCGGCGAGGTGTTCGCCTTCATCGACGGCGACACGGTGCCGCAGCCCGGTTACCTCACCGCCGCAGTCGCCCACGTGCAGCGCAACCGCCGGGCGGTGATCGTCGGGAAGCGTCTCACCGGCCCTGGCCTGACCGAGCCCCGGTGGCTTACCGACGCATGGGCGGCCACCGGCAACATGTCCCGCGCTGACTCCACCAGCTGGCGCTACGTCATTTCGGCAGTGCTGACGTGCTCGGCGAATTTCTTCCGGCACATCGGCGGGTTCGACGCGGACTTCGTCGGGTACGGCGGGGAGGACTGGGAGTTCGGGTGGCGGGCTTGGAACGCGGGCGCGCAGCTCGTGCACGAACCCGGCGCGGTCGCCCACCACCCGGAGGAGGACTTCGGCGGGCGCCACCGCGACGTGGCGGAAGAGACGCGGGTGAAAAACATCGAGACTCTCGCTCTCGCTCGCCGAATCACCCACCCCATCGCGCGCCCGGCTGGCGTCGTCTTTGACATGGCGGACGTCGCGATCGTGGTCCCCGAGTTCGATCAGCCCGGTGCGGCCGAGGCGGTCATTGCCTCGTGGCTGCGTATTGACGCCCACGTCTACGCGCCGGAAAAATCCGCGCTATTCGCCTCTGATCCACGCGTGTCCACGGGTCCGCCCGGCGCGGAACGCATCCGCGTCACGTTGACCGAGGCGTGGGCGTTGGCCGACGCTGAGATGTTCTACCGTCGCGCCACCGACCGCTTTTTCCAGCTGCCCGACGGCACTGAGGTTGCCACCGCGCGGGCGCTCGCCCTGACCTCTCCGCGGACGCGGGCCTCGGGTGCGTGGCTGGGCCTCGCATTCCTCGACGACCCGCAACGGCTGGAACGGGTTTTCGCGGGCTGGTAA